ACAAGAAGAACGGCACCCCACGCGATCCCCGCACACGCGAGCGGCGTGAGCACCCACCACAGGGCGATGCGCCCGAGCAGATTCCACGCGACCGACTTCCTCGATACCGCGAGGGAGGAGCCGACGATTGAACCGACGATCGTGAACGACGACGAGACGGGGAAGCCGAGCCACACACTCGCGCCATACAGGAGCACCGCGGTTGATGTTTCCGCAGCTAGGCCCTGGCTCACCGTGAGGTCGGTGAGGCGCCGGCCAAGAGTGCGCACGATCTCGCGGCCCCCCACGAAAGTCCCGAGCGCCATCGCTCCCGCAAGAAGCAACGCAATCCATAGTGGCAGGGTGGACATTCCCGCATGCGCGGAAAGAAGGTGGCCGAGGGGACCGTCGGACTCCAATCCGTGCAGCTGCGAAACGCGCGTGCCCGACCCACCGAGGGCTGCGAGCGCGACAACTACGATCCCGAGCGGGAGGCGGATATTGCTAAGCCCATGCCCGAAGGCCACGAGCCCCGCGGTGAGGGTCTGCGTCCATCGCACCGTCTCGGTTGTGAGGCGGCGCTTGGCTTGTGAGCGGCTTACGGCCCGGGTGAGAGCGAAGCTGAGGGCAAAGCCGAGGAGGGGGCCGATGAGGACGAGGAGAAACAGCACAGCGATGTCGCCAAGCTGGCGTATGTCGCCGAGGGCACCAGTGAACGCCCCCGCGAAGGCCGCGAGCGTCGTCACCCAACCTGAGAGGGGAACGCCCCGCCACCAGCCTATGAATAGGCATGCGATCGCGGTCGATAGGCCGCACACGAGCGCGAGGCCAAGGGCGCGAGGTTCAGAAAGGAGTGCCTCGGGAACGCCCACAACCCGCACGAGTGAGAAATGTAAAAACACCATGCTCACGAGGCCGAACATTGCGCCCGCACCATTCATGATGGCCGCGTAGGTGAGGGCGAGCCGCTCGGGGAGAACACGTGTGACGATCGTCGTCGTGACCGCGTTCGGGGCGTCCTGGGCGCCGTTCGCGAAGGCCCACACCACCGCAAGAGCAACGATGCTCCACGCGAGCATCAGATGTCCTTGACGCGCAGCAAATCGACGCAGCGCGAAAGGTTCTGGAAAGCAAGCTGCACACACTCAAGCGCACCGATCACCTCGCGTGTGCGGGCCGCAACGGGGAAGTCAGACGGCTGCGTGTAGTTCTCCCACAGCTCGGCAATCGCCGTGCGGGAATGCTCAGAGGCGTGGGTCGCGAGGCGTCGCATGTCCTCATCAAATGCCGAGAGCTGCTTCGGGTTCTCGAGCTTCCACGCGCACTGCACCACGAGTTCCGCGGCGCGCTCGATGACCGAGAGGATCTCGAGAAGGCGATTGGGGAGCATGCCGAGGTTGAGCCGCACGGTGAGGTCGGCCGTACGCTCCATTTCAGTGACGCAAAGTTTCATGGCGGAGGCGACACCGTGAAGGGCATCGGCCTGAAACGGAGTGATGAGGCTAGTGGAGAGCCTGTTCGCGATCCTGTGATTGAGTTCGGCGGCATCGATGGCGTGCGCCTGGAGGCGCTCGAACGCCTCTTGTCGCGCTTGGCCCTCAAGCGCGAGAGCTTCCGCGAGGGTCTCGGAGCTTGCCTGCACGCACTGCGCGAGGTCCGTGAAGATGTGATACACGGACTTTTCGCGAGGTAGGGAAAACAGCGGCATGCGCTCAGGGTACCGCCCGAAAGTAACCAAATCGGGCGTGCGGAGCGTCGATCATCTCACGCGCAGAAAAGAAGAGTGAGGCGCCGGACCGGGGGCGCCTGTCGGCGCGAAGGCCGCTCGTAGCGGCAAATGTTGGAGCCCGGGGCCACCGCGGCCCGGCGCGCGTTCAAGCCTAGCAGTGCGCGGCGTGTGCGCTTCAAGCTCGCAGGTGGGTGAGTAAACAAACAGCATCCGCAGGTCTTCGTGGTTAGGCGAGAGTGCCCGCCGCGGCCGAGGTGGCGGCCTCGCTGAGTGCTTCGCCCGTGTGGAGAAGTCGTTCGGCGCGCGCCGTGAGCTCTTCGGGAGTGGCGGGTTTTCCAAGGGTCGTGGCGAGCTCCGCGCGAGCCTCAGAGGAATCAGCGGCGTGGGCAGAGCCGTAAGCGGCGAGCATCGCGACGGCTCCCGCGCGCGAGAGTGCCACCGAAAGATCGCCCGTGAATGCGCCCGAAAGGATCGCGTCGAGTGTCACGCGCATCGAATCGATCGTGGGTGGGTCGCTAAAGCCCACGAGATAGGTGAGCCCCGGCGCCGTGGAGCGGCCGAGTTCGAAGAGTCGCCGCACCTCGTCGGTATCGCGCTGAACCCACGTATGAAGCACATACAGCCGCCACAGGGCACCGGGAAGCGATGCTGCTTCCGCGCCTGACCACAGCGCAGCGAGATCCTCGAGACCCTCCCGCTCCACGAGTCTCAGCACGCGCTCGACAACCTCGGGTCGCGCATTCTCGCGCGTCTCGCGAAGGAGCGCCGCGGCACTCTCGTGCGCCGCCTCATTTTTGAGAGCGGGATCGACACCTCCCTCGATCGCTTCTTGACGCTGGGGAGAAAGTGATGCTGGACGCCTGAACTGTGCCATGTTTATAACCCTACTCGTGACGGCCCGAGCGCCTTTGGGTACGGTAGTTCCGACGGTTGCCCGGCAAGCGTCGGCCCCTCAGTTTTCCCGCCCTCACCCAAAGGAGACTGCCGTGGATGCTTTCATGATGACCTTGAGTTCGGGTGTCGTGAGCGGCGTGAGGCCGTACCTCATGCTGTTCGTGCTCGGTCTTTCGGGGCGACTTCTCGAAATTCAAGAGATTCCGCAAGTCATGCAGCGCACCGACGTGCTCGTGATTACCGCGGTCCTCGTGATCGTTGATTTTCTCGCGGATAAAGTCCAGTTCCTGGACTCGGTGTGGGACGGCATTAACACGTTTGTGCGCCCCGTTGCCGGCGGCGCGATCGGTTTCCTGCTCGGCGGCGAAACAGACACGACGACGGCGGTGATTTACGCCATCGTGGGCACTGGTGCAGCACTCGGCACGCACGGGGCGAAGGCCGCAACCCGCGCGGCGGTCAATGTTTCGCCCGAGCCGGTCTCAAACGTGCTCGTGAGCGTGATTGAGGACGTTGGCGCGGTGGTCCTCGCGATTCTCGCGGTGCTGCTTCCGATCCTTGCGGGCATCGCCGCAGTGCTGATTTTGATTGCGGCGATCGTGGCGATCGTTGTGCTCGTGCGGTTCGTGCGCAAGTGGTGCGCGCGCCGGGAGGCAAGAAACGGGGCGGTACCCGAAGGCACCGCCCCACCATTGAAGTAAGGACTAGATGAGGCCGCGTCGCTTGAGAAGCGGCTCGTAGCGTGCCTCGCGGCCCGTCATCTCCCTGAACGCCTCGGGGATCGGGCGCGTTGCGCCGATCGAGAGCACGTGTGTGCGGAACTTGTCGCCGTTTTCGCGCGTCAGCCCGCCGTTCTCCTCGTACCACGCAACCGTGTCGGCATCGAAGACTTCGGCCCACAGGTAGGAGTAGTAGCCGGCCGCGTAGCCACCCGAGAACGTGTGGTTGAGATAGCTCGTGCGGTAGCGTGACTCGACGAGCGGGTGCATGAGTCCCGCGTCTTCGAGCGAGGCCTGCTCGAACACGACCGGATCCTCGATCGGCTCGGCCTCGAGAGAGGCGGGCAGGCGGTGCCACGCCCAGTCGAGGGCCGCTGCGCGCAGGTACTCGACGGTGCCGAAGCCTTCGCCCCACTGCTGCGAGGCGGTCACGGCCTCGATGAGTTCTTGCGGAACGACCTCGCCGGTCTCAACGTGCTTCGCGTAGTTCGGCAGGATCTCCGGGTGGAACATCCACATCTCGTTGACCTGGCTCGGGTACTCGACGATGTCGCGCTCGACCGTGAGCCCCGAGAGAGTCTCGTACGTGACGTTCGAGAAGAGGCCGTGCAAGGCATGCCCGAACTCGTGGAAGAGCGTGCTCACCTCATCCAGCGACACGAGCGCCATATCGCCATCGGCGGGGGCGCTGATGTTGAGGTTGTTGACGACGACGGGCTTCGTGCCCTCCGAGAGCGACTGGTCAACGATGTTGTTCATCCATGCGCCGCCGCGCTTCGTGTCGCGTGTGAAATAGTCGCCGAGGAACAGGCCGAGCCCCTCGCCGCTTTCGTCGAAGACCTCCCACACTTTGACCTCGGGGTGGTAGCCCACGAGATCCTCGCGGCGCTTAAAGGTGATGCCATAGAGCTTCTCAGCGGCATAGAACACGCCGTCCTCGACCACGCGATCAAGCGCGAAGTAGGGGCGCAGAGCCGCGGTGTCCACGCTAAACTCCTCGGCCTTGACCTTGTCGCTGTAGAAGGCCCAGTCCCACGGCTCGAGAGTGTCGATGCCGTCTCGTTTCGCGCGGGCCGCGATTTTTTCAGCTTCGCGGTCGGCGTTCGTCATGGCGGGCTCGCTGGTTTTGGCGAACAGCTCATCGACCGCGGCGGTGGTGCGGGCCGTGCGATCGGCAACGGCGAGCGAGGCGAAATCCTCGAAGCCGAGCATCGCCGCCTTGCGGGCGCGCAGAGCAGCGATTTCGGCGGCCATTTGCCACGTGCGATCGCCGCGCTCGATGCTCGCCTCGTACAGGCGCTTGCGTACGTCGCGATTCGTGAGCGAGCTGAGCGCCGGCTGATTCGTGGGGAGGATGAACGTGAGGAGCCAGCCCTCGCGGCCGGCGTCCTTCGCGGCGCGGGCGGCGGCCTTGGAATCCTCGCTTAGCCCCGCGAGCTCGTCCTCGTTCGTCAGGTGGAGAGCGGCGGCATTCATGTCGCGCGTGACCTGCTGGCTGAACTCGGTTTGCGCCTTCGAAATCTCAAGGTTGAGCTTCGCGAGGTCCTCGCGTTGCTCCTCGCTCAAGGCTGCACCCGCAAGCGTGAAACGCTGGTGGAACTTCTCGGTGAGGCGCACCTGCTCGGCGCTCAGGCCCGCCGATTCGCGGCTCTCGTACACGGCGTTGAGGCGCTCGAAGATCCGCGGGTTGAGGTGCAGTTCGTTGTCGAGCTCGGTGAGCAGCTCTGAGACCTTTGACTCGATCTCGAGAAGAGGCTCGGTGCCATCGGCGCTCGCAACGTTGTAGAACACGGTCGCGGCACGATTCAGGGTGCGGCTCGGCTGGTCGAGCACGGCGACGACGTTCTCAAAGGTTGGTTCCGAGGCGTCGTTCGCGATCGCGGCGTAGGCCTCGCGTGCTTCGCGAAGCCCCTGTTCGATCGCGGGCAGGTAGTGCTCGTCGCGGATCGCGGCAAAGTCGGGAAGGTTGTAGGGGAGGGCTGATGCCTCGAGGAGCGGATTTGACGTCACTGTTGCTTCTTCACTCATGCGGCAACCGTATCGGACGCCGCATCCCTGCGCACCGGCGTACCAGAGTCCAAAACGCCTGCGTCCGCTCCGCCGGATAAAGCCCGGTGGAGCGGACGCGAAACGAGGATGCGGCGGGCTCAGCTCACGCGTGTGAGCTGGAACAGCACCGTGTTTTCGGGGTTCAAGATCGGGGCTGTGATTCCGATGTTTGCCCACGCCCTACCGCTCAGCACCTGGTCCGTGATGCCGCGATCGTGGAGTTCGGCATTGAGGCGCTCGTAGTCGCGCGCATTGCCCGGCGTGGGAGCGAGGAAGCCCGAGGCGTTGCTCATGACGGGCGAGGGGACGTAGCCCGACGGCTTCGCACCCGGCATCACGACGTCGAACTTGTAGCGTGCGTCATCGTCAAGTCCCGGGAAGTAGAGGCGACCAGTTTGGTTGGCGTCGCTCCTCGAAAGCGCGGTGAAGGCGAAGAGGGCCTTGGAAGCGTCGGACGCCACCACGCCGTGTAGCGCGACCGACTCGTCGCCGAGGTCCACGCGCACCCGATCACCCGTGAAGAGCAGATCGCGCACCTCCTTATAAAGCTGAACCCACTCGCGAAGCTCCGCCATTTCCTCCTCGGTTGCGAGGCGCAGATCCCACTCGATGCCGAGGTGACCGAAGAGCGCTGTTGCAGCGCGGTAGCCGATCGAGTGGAGGCGACCCGTGGTGTGCGAGGCACCCGAGGCGACGTGCGAACCCATGAGCTCGAGCGGGATGAGCTGGTTCGTCCAGCGGTTCATCATTTGGCGCTCGAGCGGATCGATGCAGTCCGAGACCCACACGCGATCCGTGCGTTCGAGAACGCCGAGATCCACGCGCGCGCCGCCCGAGGAGCATGATTCGATTTCGAGACCTGGGAAGCGCTCCTTCAGCTCGTCAAACAGGCGATACGCGGCGAGGGTCTGCGCGTGGGTTGCCGGCTGACCGGTCTCGCGGAAACCCGCCTCGATGAGGTCGCGGTTGTGATCCCACTTGAGGTAGTCGATGTCGTTGTTCTCGAGGATCTGGACCATCTGATCGCGCACGTGTGCATACGCCTCGGGAATCGCGAGGTTGAGAACCTGCTGGTGGCGCGACTGCTCGGGCAGGCGCTCCATCGTGGTGCCCATGATCCATTCGGGGTGTTCGCGCGCCACGTTCGAGTCCTCATTCACCATCTCGGGCTCGAACCACAGGCCAAATTGCATGCCGAGGCCCTTGACATGCTCGATGAGTGGCGTGAGGCCATTTGGCCACACGTCCTCGCTCACGACCCAGTCGCCGAGGCCCGCGTAGTCATCGCGGCGATCGCCGAACCAGCCATCGTCGAGAACGTAGCGCTCAACGCCGAGTTCGGCAGCGCGATCCGCGAGGTCCTTGAGCCGCTCGAGATCGTGATCGAAATACACGGCCTCCCACACATTGAGCGTCACGGGGCGCTGCGTATCCACGTGGTTTTCGCGCGAGCGCAGCCACGCGTGGAAGCGCTGCGCGACCTCGTCGAGTCCCACGCCGTGGCTCGCGTACACGAACGGCGATTCATAGCTCTCGTTTTCCGCGAGTACAACCTCGCCCGCGAAAAGCCCTTCGCCGCCCGCAAGGATCGTCTCGCCCGCGCTCGTGCGCTCCACAATGTGCCTGTGCTGGCCGGAAAAGCCCGTGTGCAGCGCCCACACTTCACCGGAGGAATAGCTGAAGCCGCGCTCGCCCACGTGCATGAGGAACGCCGAATCGGCGCCCGTGCGGCCTCGGCGATTTTCACGCAGGTGCTGACCCACGCGCACCGGGAGGCGCTGGGGTTCGCGCTCGCGGGTCCAGCGGCCAGCAAAGTCAAGGATCTCGTTCGCTTCCGACGGCACCGGGAGCGCCATCGTGAACGACTGTAGCCGGTAGGTGCCTTCTCCACGATTCGTGAGGGTGCCGCGCATGCGCACGAGGCCCGAATTCAGAAGTTCGAAGGTGAGCGTGACCTCGAGGCCAAGCGTGGCGTCTTCGAGCGTGAGAGTAAGAGAGTCTTTTTCGCCGGAACCGTCGGATACGTTGTGCTCGAGCGTATGTGCCGTGAGGCCAAGCCGCGGGGCGAAGCCGGCCCCGTTATCGCGCCCGCCAAGGAGGCCTGGCTCGCCGAGCCAGCCGTCGGCGTCCTGGGGAAGAAGGCCAGTGCGGGGTGGAATGTCGAGGGCATTTTGGTTGGGGGCGACCGTGGCTGCCTCGAGGATGAGGTCCAGCTCGTCGCTCGTGAGCTCGCCGAGGTCGGAGCCCCAGTAGGCGACGGCAGGCATGCGCCCCTCGGTGAGGTCGAGGACGATGCCCACTCCCGCGCGGCTCAGGTAGAGGGCGCTTTCGGTTTCGAGGGCGCGGTTTTCACAGGTGCGGAACGCGCGGAAGGAGCGCGAGGCGGCGGGGGAGTGGGCGGTGCGGGCGAGAGACATGAGGAAGTCCTTTGTGCTCGTGCGGGCTCGGGGTCGTCCGTGACCCACTTATTTTTTCACCAAAATAAATTAGCGTCCACCTCCGCTGGCAGGGGAGAGAAAATAACTCGTAGAGGCCAGGGAGTACACTCAGCCCATGGAATTCACGCAGGCGGCGAAGCTACAGAACGTCCTCTACGACATCCGCGGGCCGGTCCTCGACGAGGCCGCGCGCATGGAGAACGAGGGGCACCGCATCCTCAAGCTCAACATCGGCAACCCCGCACCATTCGGCTTCGAAACGCCCGACGAAATCCTCGTGGACTTCATCCGCCAGGCGCACGTTTCCCAGGGCTACACCGACTCCAAAGGCATCGTTGCGGCTCGCCGCGCCGTCGCCCAGCACTACCAAACCCGGGGCCTGCCGGGGCTGCGGCTTGACGACATCTACCTCGGCAACGGCGTGAGCGAGCTGATCCAGCTCACCGCGCAGGCCCTCGTGAACGACGGCGACGAGGTGCTCATCCCGATGCCCGACTACCCGCTGTGGACGGCATGCGTCACCCTCGCGGGTGGCACCCCCGTGCACTACCGCCTCGATGAAGACGACGAGTGGCTTCCCGACCTTACCGACATTGCCGATAAGGTTACGCCGCGCACCAAGGCCATCGTCGTGATCAACCCGAATAACCCCACCGGTGCGGTGTACACGAAAGAGAACCTTCAGGGGATCGTGGACATCGCCCGTAAGCATGGGCTCATGATCCTCGCCGACGAGATCTACGACAAGATCCTCTACGACGATGCGACCCACACCTCGATCGCCTCACTCGCCCCCGACCTCTTCACGATCACCTACAACGGCCTGTCCAAGGCCTACCGCGTTGCGGGCTTCCGTGCCGGCTGGATGGTGCTGTACGGACCGAAAGACCATGCCAAAGGCTTCATCGAAGGCCTTGACATGCTCTCCAACATGCGCCTTTGCGCGAACGCCCCCGCGCAGCACGTGATCCCCACGGCGCTCGGCGGCTATCAAACGATCAACGATCTCGTGGCCCCGGGTGGGCGCCTGCGCGAGCAGCGCGACGTCGCCTACGAATCCCTCGCACGGATCCCCGGCGTGAGCGTGAAGAAAGCCAAGGGCGCCCTATACATGTTCCCGAAGCTCGACCTCGACATGTACAAGATCGAGGACGACGAGGAATTCGCGCTCGGCCTGCTTCGCCAGAAGAAAATTCTCATCACAAAAGGCACGGGATTCAACATCCCCACGCACGATCACTTCCGAGTCGTGACCCTGCCGGACGTGGACGTGCTCGAAAACGCGATCGACCGTATCGCCGACTACCTCGAGGGAATCCGCCGCTAGGTGCGCCGCAAGAACCCGGCGGCGGCGGGCTATTCGCCTCGTGCGATCCGAATCATCTGCTCGCGGTCGATCTGCTTGAGCGATGGTCGGGGGCTGCCGTCGGAATCCTGCCGCTTCGCCCCCTCCTGAATTTCGTGGTCGTGCAGGCGCAGCCACCCGTCCCAGTCGACATAGCGGATGCCGCGCTCGTCGAGCAGGTGCACTATGGAGTTGGGGTCGCGGTCCGGGCAGGGTTCGAGCACGCCGCCCTCGATGTCCTCGATCATGTGGGTCACGGTTTCGATCGCGTCGGATTTCGTGGCACCGATGAGGCCCACGGGGCCGCGCTTGATCCAACCATTTGCATAGCATGCGGGCACGGCCTCGCCCTCGGCCGTCGTGACGCGGCCTTCGTCGTTGTGGATCACGCCGCGCACCGGGTCGTAGGGAACCCCGGGCAACTCCGAGCCGAAATAGCCCACGGCACGGTAGACCTGCTGAACGTCGTACTCGACCATCTCGCCCGTGCCTTCGAGCGAGCCGTCCGCCGTGAGGCGCGTGCGCTCAAACCTCATGCCGGTCACGCGGCCATCCTCACCGAGCACCTCCACGGGACGGTGCCAGAAATGAAGGTGGAGCCGACGCTTGACCTCGCCACCGTCGCGGTCGGTGGGCTCAGCGCCGCTCTCCTCGCGCTTCTTCTGCTCCTCGAGCCAGCCCTCGAACGTGCTGACGACCTGATCGATGCGCTTGTCGGCCCGGATGCGCTCCCATTCCTCGTCGCTGATCTGGGCAAAGTCGCGCTCGTCCAGAACGACCTGCACGCCCTTCGGATGAGCGAGCTCGCGGGTCTCGAGCGGGGAGAATTTCGCCTGGGCGGGGCCGCGGCGGCCAAAGACGTGCACGTCGGTGACCCGTGAGGCCGTGAGGCCTTCGTAGACGTTGTCGGCGATCTCGGTCGCGAGGAGCTCGTCGGCACTTTTGACGAGCATGCGCGAGACGTCGAGCGCAACGTTGCCGTTGCCGATCACCGCGACGGATTCGGCATCGAGGTTCCACTCGCGCGGGTAGTCAGGGTTCGAGTCGTACCACGCGACGAAATCGGCAGCGCCGAAGCTGCCCTCGAGGTCGATCCCGGGAATGTCGAGTTGGGCGTCCTTGAGTGCGCCGGTGGCGAAGATGATCGCGTCGTAGCGCTCACGCAGGTCTTCGAGGCTCAGGTCCTTCCCGAAGGCGACGTTGCCGAAGAAGCGCATGTCGCGACGGTTGAGGATGCGGTGGAGCGCAGTGGTGATGCCCTTAATGCGCGGGTGGTCGGGCGCGACCCCGTAGCGAATGAGGCCAAACGGCGTGGGGAGCGCGTCGAAAATATCAACCTCGATTTTCAGGCGTCCCTTTTTGACGTGTGGTGTTTTGTTGAACGTCTCCGCCGCATACACGCCGGCCGGGCCGGAGCCAATCACGGCGATGCGGAACGGGATGTCGGTGAAGGTGCTGCTCACGGAGGTCCTTGTGCTCGGCGGATACGCGCGGGACGTCGTTTGGCCCGCGGGCTTTTCGATACTCGAGCCTAGCGTTAAAAGAGGGGGCGGGCGAGGGAAGTGTGAGCAGGGCGAGACGAGTAGCGGGCGGCGAGCCGGCTACCCGGCATCCACCCTGGCCGTGAGCACATGGCTGAGGGTGGAGAAAACGACCTCGCACCCCTCATGTGGGGCATTCTTGGTCTTTTTCTCCACCCTCACAAGTGGGGAATGAGTTTAGTACTCGGCCGGCTGCACCACCACAAAGCCGGGGCCGTGGAAAGCGAGCTGGAAAGCTTCGCCCGAGCCGCGGCCAATAAGTGCACCGGCGTTAAAGTCGTTCTTGATCTGCGGCTGGAGGTTCGCCGACCAGCACACGACGGCCTGCGGATCCACGTACGTGGGCTGCTGCGAGCAGTCGAGCAGAAGTGGCTCGCCGTGCGAGGTGATCGCGACCATGCCGTGTCCCTGGAGGAACAGGTTCGTGAAGCCGCCCGCGACGAGACCCGCGCCGAGGCCGCCGCCGATCATCTTGATGTCCCACTCGATGCTCGAGTCGAAAGCGAGCATCTTCGAGGTGTTGAGAGAGAGGGCTTCGCCTTCGAGCTGGATGAGGAAGATCTGCGAGCCATTCTTGGCGAAGAAGATTTCGCCGTTGCCGGTGGTGCGCATCATGTTGGCGCCCTCACCTGTGGCCAGCTTCTTGACGAGCTTCATGCCGCCGCCCGAGCCCTGGTACTTGAACTTCATCTCGCCCTGGTAGGCAACCATGGCCCCGGCGGAGGAGACGATTTCGGGTGCGCCGGGATCGAGGCGGCAGCGCAGCATTCGCTTGGACTGGAGGGCCCAGCGGTCGTTGGTTTGGACTTCCTGGTGTTCTGGTGAAAAGAGTTCAGATCTCATGGCTTCACCCTAGAGTGAGCTAGCTCCTATCTTCCTGGAGATCATGAGAAAAGAACGATTGTTATTGGAACCGCTTGAGCCGTAGCGAATTGCTCACCACGAAAACGCTTGAAAACGCCATCGCCGCGGCCGCGATCACGGGGCCAAGAAGCCCGAGCATCGCGAGCGGGATCGCGATCACGTTATAGATGAATGCCCAGAAGAGGTTCCAACGGATCGTGCGCACACTCGCGCGTGAGAGCCGAATCGCGGTCGGGATCTGCGAAATATCGCCGCCCGTGAGCACGATGTCGCCCGAGTTCATCGCGGCGTCGGTGCCCGTGCCTATCGCGAAACCAAGATCGGCTTCGGCAAGCGCTGCGGTGTCGTTGATGCCGTCGCCCACCATCGCGACGCTTGCCCCTTCGCCACGAAGGGACTTCACGAGGTCGAGTTTTGCCGCGGGGGTAAGCGAGGCGTGAACCTTTCCGATGCCGACTTCGCGCGCAATGTGCTCGGCCGCGGCAGGGTTGTCGCCGGTCGCCATGACGGGCTCGATGCCGAGCGCGCGAATCTCCTCAACGACCTTCGTCGCTTCGGGCTTCACGGTGTCGCTCACGCGCACGAGCCCCGCAACCTCGCCGTTGACGCGCACGAGGGAGGTCGTGTGACCCGCCTGCTCGGCTTCGCGGAGGGAAGCGGCGAGAGGGGCGGGCAGGCTTTCCGGGGCGGGCTTTTCATCTCCGACGGTGGCCTGGCGAGCGTCGGACACCGCAGTAATCTCGACCTCCCACGGCCCCTTGTTCTCACCGAGCGCCCCGCTCACGCGTGCCCTGAGGCCCCGACCGACATGCGCCTGGGCGTCCTCGAGCGTGAGGGCATCGCTGCTGCTGCCAGCCGCTTCCACGATTGCCCGCGCGATCGGGTGCTCCGAACCGGATTCGGCGGCACCCGCGAGCGCGCGGACGTCTGCTTCGCTCCAGCCTTCGGCGGGTGTCACGGAATGCACGCGCATCGCGCCGCTC
The window above is part of the Dermabacter vaginalis genome. Proteins encoded here:
- a CDS encoding FAD-dependent oxidoreductase — translated: MSSTFTDIPFRIAVIGSGPAGVYAAETFNKTPHVKKGRLKIEVDIFDALPTPFGLIRYGVAPDHPRIKGITTALHRILNRRDMRFFGNVAFGKDLSLEDLRERYDAIIFATGALKDAQLDIPGIDLEGSFGAADFVAWYDSNPDYPREWNLDAESVAVIGNGNVALDVSRMLVKSADELLATEIADNVYEGLTASRVTDVHVFGRRGPAQAKFSPLETRELAHPKGVQVVLDERDFAQISDEEWERIRADKRIDQVVSTFEGWLEEQKKREESGAEPTDRDGGEVKRRLHLHFWHRPVEVLGEDGRVTGMRFERTRLTADGSLEGTGEMVEYDVQQVYRAVGYFGSELPGVPYDPVRGVIHNDEGRVTTAEGEAVPACYANGWIKRGPVGLIGATKSDAIETVTHMIEDIEGGVLEPCPDRDPNSIVHLLDERGIRYVDWDGWLRLHDHEIQEGAKRQDSDGSPRPSLKQIDREQMIRIARGE
- a CDS encoding M3 family metallopeptidase codes for the protein MSEEATVTSNPLLEASALPYNLPDFAAIRDEHYLPAIEQGLREAREAYAAIANDASEPTFENVVAVLDQPSRTLNRAATVFYNVASADGTEPLLEIESKVSELLTELDNELHLNPRIFERLNAVYESRESAGLSAEQVRLTEKFHQRFTLAGAALSEEQREDLAKLNLEISKAQTEFSQQVTRDMNAAALHLTNEDELAGLSEDSKAAARAAKDAGREGWLLTFILPTNQPALSSLTNRDVRKRLYEASIERGDRTWQMAAEIAALRARKAAMLGFEDFASLAVADRTARTTAAVDELFAKTSEPAMTNADREAEKIAARAKRDGIDTLEPWDWAFYSDKVKAEEFSVDTAALRPYFALDRVVEDGVFYAAEKLYGITFKRREDLVGYHPEVKVWEVFDESGEGLGLFLGDYFTRDTKRGGAWMNNIVDQSLSEGTKPVVVNNLNISAPADGDMALVSLDEVSTLFHEFGHALHGLFSNVTYETLSGLTVERDIVEYPSQVNEMWMFHPEILPNYAKHVETGEVVPQELIEAVTASQQWGEGFGTVEYLRAAALDWAWHRLPASLEAEPIEDPVVFEQASLEDAGLMHPLVESRYRTSYLNHTFSGGYAAGYYSYLWAEVFDADTVAWYEENGGLTRENGDKFRTHVLSIGATRPIPEAFREMTGREARYEPLLKRRGLI
- a CDS encoding alpha-galactosidase; protein product: MSLARTAHSPAASRSFRAFRTCENRALETESALYLSRAGVGIVLDLTEGRMPAVAYWGSDLGELTSDELDLILEAATVAPNQNALDIPPRTGLLPQDADGWLGEPGLLGGRDNGAGFAPRLGLTAHTLEHNVSDGSGEKDSLTLTLEDATLGLEVTLTFELLNSGLVRMRGTLTNRGEGTYRLQSFTMALPVPSEANEILDFAGRWTREREPQRLPVRVGQHLRENRRGRTGADSAFLMHVGERGFSYSSGEVWALHTGFSGQHRHIVERTSAGETILAGGEGLFAGEVVLAENESYESPFVYASHGVGLDEVAQRFHAWLRSRENHVDTQRPVTLNVWEAVYFDHDLERLKDLADRAAELGVERYVLDDGWFGDRRDDYAGLGDWVVSEDVWPNGLTPLIEHVKGLGMQFGLWFEPEMVNEDSNVAREHPEWIMGTTMERLPEQSRHQQVLNLAIPEAYAHVRDQMVQILENNDIDYLKWDHNRDLIEAGFRETGQPATHAQTLAAYRLFDELKERFPGLEIESCSSGGARVDLGVLERTDRVWVSDCIDPLERQMMNRWTNQLIPLELMGSHVASGASHTTGRLHSIGYRAATALFGHLGIEWDLRLATEEEMAELREWVQLYKEVRDLLFTGDRVRVDLGDESVALHGVVASDASKALFAFTALSRSDANQTGRLYFPGLDDDARYKFDVVMPGAKPSGYVPSPVMSNASGFLAPTPGNARDYERLNAELHDRGITDQVLSGRAWANIGITAPILNPENTVLFQLTRVS
- a CDS encoding pyridoxal phosphate-dependent aminotransferase, coding for MEFTQAAKLQNVLYDIRGPVLDEAARMENEGHRILKLNIGNPAPFGFETPDEILVDFIRQAHVSQGYTDSKGIVAARRAVAQHYQTRGLPGLRLDDIYLGNGVSELIQLTAQALVNDGDEVLIPMPDYPLWTACVTLAGGTPVHYRLDEDDEWLPDLTDIADKVTPRTKAIVVINPNNPTGAVYTKENLQGIVDIARKHGLMILADEIYDKILYDDATHTSIASLAPDLFTITYNGLSKAYRVAGFRAGWMVLYGPKDHAKGFIEGLDMLSNMRLCANAPAQHVIPTALGGYQTINDLVAPGGRLREQRDVAYESLARIPGVSVKKAKGALYMFPKLDLDMYKIEDDEEFALGLLRQKKILITKGTGFNIPTHDHFRVVTLPDVDVLENAIDRIADYLEGIRR
- a CDS encoding DUF47 domain-containing protein, whose amino-acid sequence is MPLFSLPREKSVYHIFTDLAQCVQASSETLAEALALEGQARQEAFERLQAHAIDAAELNHRIANRLSTSLITPFQADALHGVASAMKLCVTEMERTADLTVRLNLGMLPNRLLEILSVIERAAELVVQCAWKLENPKQLSAFDEDMRRLATHASEHSRTAIAELWENYTQPSDFPVAARTREVIGALECVQLAFQNLSRCVDLLRVKDI
- a CDS encoding inorganic phosphate transporter, which codes for MLAWSIVALAVVWAFANGAQDAPNAVTTTIVTRVLPERLALTYAAIMNGAGAMFGLVSMVFLHFSLVRVVGVPEALLSEPRALGLALVCGLSTAIACLFIGWWRGVPLSGWVTTLAAFAGAFTGALGDIRQLGDIAVLFLLVLIGPLLGFALSFALTRAVSRSQAKRRLTTETVRWTQTLTAGLVAFGHGLSNIRLPLGIVVVALAALGGSGTRVSQLHGLESDGPLGHLLSAHAGMSTLPLWIALLLAGAMALGTFVGGREIVRTLGRRLTDLTVSQGLAAETSTAVLLYGASVWLGFPVSSSFTIVGSIVGSSLAVSRKSVAWNLLGRIALWWVLTPLACAGIAWGAVLLVLP
- a CDS encoding DUF4126 domain-containing protein, encoding MDAFMMTLSSGVVSGVRPYLMLFVLGLSGRLLEIQEIPQVMQRTDVLVITAVLVIVDFLADKVQFLDSVWDGINTFVRPVAGGAIGFLLGGETDTTTAVIYAIVGTGAALGTHGAKAATRAAVNVSPEPVSNVLVSVIEDVGAVVLAILAVLLPILAGIAAVLILIAAIVAIVVLVRFVRKWCARREARNGAVPEGTAPPLK